The following is a genomic window from Gymnodinialimonas ceratoperidinii.
CTCGGTGATGGCGACCTTGCCCTCGAAGGCGAAATCCCCGGTCGCGGTCTCTTCCATGTCCTCGGGGCGGATGCCGACCTCGACCTCGGCGCCCATGTCGGCCTCGGTCGAGGGGTAGTCGGAGGTGATCGTGCCGCCGCCCTCGTGGGTCTTCACGGTGGTGACCGCGCCGGTGCCCACAATCGTGCCGCCCAGAAGGTTCATCGCCGGAGAGCCGATGAACTTCGCCACGAAGGTGGAATTGGGCCGCTCGTAGAGGTCCAGCGGCGCGCCAACCTGCGCCACGCCGCCGCCCGCAAGCACCACGATGCGCGAGGCGAGCGTCATCGCCTCCACCTGGTCGTGGGTCACGTAAACCATTGTGCTGTCGGGCATTTCCTCTTTCAGCTGCGCGATCTGAATGCGGGTGGCGACCCGCAGCGAGGCGTCGAGGTTGGAGAGCGGCTCGTCAAAGAGGTAGACCTTGGGATCGCGCACGATGGAGCGTCCGATGGCCACGCGCTGGCGCTGGCCGCCCGAAAGCGCCTTGGGCAGACGGTCGAGGAAATTCTCCAGCTGCAGCTTCTCGGCCGCGGCCTGCACCTTGGCGTTGATCGTGGCCTTGTCGTCGCCCGCGATCTTCAGGGCGAAGGCCATGTTGTCGCGCACGGTCATGTGCGGATAGAGCGCGTAGGA
Proteins encoded in this region:
- a CDS encoding ABC transporter ATP-binding protein, with amino-acid sequence MAELKLTDVEKTYGGTVQVLRDINLEIEQGELVVFVGPSGCGKSTLLRMIAGLEKITGGTLEIDGQVVNDVPPSERGIAMVFQSYALYPHMTVRDNMAFALKIAGDDKATINAKVQAAAEKLQLENFLDRLPKALSGGQRQRVAIGRSIVRDPKVYLFDEPLSNLDASLRVATRIQIAQLKEEMPDSTMVYVTHDQVEAMTLASRIVVLAGGGVAQVGAPLDLYERPNSTFVAKFIGSPAMNLLGGTIVGTGAVTTVKTHEGGGTITSDYPSTEADMGAEVEVGIRPEDMEETATGDFAFEGKVAITEALGEVTLLYFDTDAPDQEPIIGKLPGIHKDLRGSNVRLTAAADKVHLFKDGISLLYRDQKVFLPGVQPH